The Streptomyces sp. NBC_00510 genomic interval GTCGCACAGCGTCCTCAGGTTGATCCCCTCGTTGCCCTCCAGCGCGAACAGCACGCGCAACTGCGAGGGCGGCACGGGTGGGTCGCCCGCCTCCCGGCCGCGGCCCCACAGCACCTCCAGTGCCTCGACCACGGACGACGCCGCGGCCACGGCGGCGTCCCGCTGCGATCCGGCGGTTGCGGGCAAGGGCACCTCCTCACGGCGCGCCGCCCGCGAGGTACCGCGGGCGAGCGGGTAGACGAAGACAGGACAGGTCGCGCCGAACGGCGCGCCTCCACGCTAACCGACCCGCCCCCGGACCCAGAAGGACCGTCGCACCCCGGTGAACCGACACGCCCCGCTCGCCGCCGAACGCGCCCTGCGCGCGGCGCCGCCGCACGCCCTGCCCGCCGCCCTCGCGGAGGTCCTCCGCACGCACTGCGCGGCCCGCTCCGTGGAGATCCTGCTCGCCGACTACGGCCTGGCGGTGCTCCAGCCGGTCTCCGCGCCCGAACCCGCGGAGGCCGCCGTACCCGTCGCGGGAACGCCCGAAGGCCGGTGCTTCGGCGCCCAGGAACCGTTCGCCGAGCCGGCGGCCGAGGACGGCGTGCGCCTCCACCTGCCGGTGAGCGTGCGCGGTGACCGGATCGGCGTGCTGAGCGTCGGCCTCCCCGGCGAACCCGCGCCGGAAGAGGTCCGGGACCTCGCGGAGATCGCGGAGATCCTCGGCCACCACCTCCTCGTCGCCGACCGGGACACCGACCGCTACCTGCGCGCCCGCCGCCGGGAGCGGCTGACCCTCGCCGCGGAGGTGCAGTGGGAGCTGCTGCCCGGACGCGCGTGCGCCCGCCCCGAGTACGCCCTCGGCGCCCAGCTGGAGCCCGCGTACGACATCCACGGCGACAACTTCGACTGGTCGGCCTCCGAGCGGGACCTCACACTGACCGTCACCAACGGCATGGGAGAGGGCATCGAGGCCGCCCTGCTGACCAGCCTCACCGTGAACGCGCTGCGCAACGCCCGGCGGGCCGGCGTCCCCCTCGCCGACCAGGCGGCGCTCGCGGACCAGGCCGTCTACGCCCGGCACCGGGGCGAACGGTACGTTTCGGTCCTGCTGATGCGCTTCGACCTGGCGACCGGCGCGGCCGAGGTCGTCGAGGCCGGATCGCCGCGCGTGTACCGGCTGCGCGGCTCGGCGGTGGAGACGCTCGGCTTCGAGGCGCAGTTCCCCCTGGGCATGTTCGAGGACACCCCGTACGTGCCGCAGCCGTTCGAGGTGCGCTCCGGCGAC includes:
- a CDS encoding serine/threonine-protein phosphatase, whose amino-acid sequence is MNRHAPLAAERALRAAPPHALPAALAEVLRTHCAARSVEILLADYGLAVLQPVSAPEPAEAAVPVAGTPEGRCFGAQEPFAEPAAEDGVRLHLPVSVRGDRIGVLSVGLPGEPAPEEVRDLAEIAEILGHHLLVADRDTDRYLRARRRERLTLAAEVQWELLPGRACARPEYALGAQLEPAYDIHGDNFDWSASERDLTLTVTNGMGEGIEAALLTSLTVNALRNARRAGVPLADQAALADQAVYARHRGERYVSVLLMRFDLATGAAEVVEAGSPRVYRLRGSAVETLGFEAQFPLGMFEDTPYVPQPFEVRSGDRLLVVSDGVYATASPAGETYGERALARAALATRLLPAADVPRAILGELPGHRVLPEAEDDALIVCLDWR